One region of Bradyrhizobium betae genomic DNA includes:
- a CDS encoding PaaI family thioesterase yields the protein MSSSSTSNSPPTLPFEELAEAIKGRRSDYGHISGLQLDRFAPSEAWSSLPYRPVFVGDTETGVLHGGVVTAMLDESCGMAVQLALDGTSAIATLDLRIDYQKPATPGLDIKAHSVCYRTTRSIAFVRSTAYQESEDDPVATATACFMIGANRTNMLADRRMDARSIPTLEAPDDPDGPFASSPFARALGIRVNDDGTLTMPFSPQIIGNPILPAIHGGMTGAFLETTAIFGVRRELGIAALPKPIGLTVNYLRSGRALDTFANVSIVKQGRRIVAFEARAWQDDAAKPIASAFGHFMLRPTPGNDEE from the coding sequence ATGTCCAGCTCATCGACGTCCAACTCTCCGCCTACGCTCCCGTTCGAGGAACTCGCCGAAGCCATCAAGGGCCGCCGTTCCGATTACGGCCATATCAGCGGGCTCCAGCTCGACCGTTTCGCGCCAAGCGAGGCCTGGTCCAGCCTGCCCTACCGTCCGGTGTTCGTCGGCGACACCGAGACCGGCGTGCTGCATGGCGGCGTCGTCACCGCGATGCTGGACGAGAGCTGCGGCATGGCGGTGCAACTTGCGCTCGACGGCACGAGCGCGATCGCAACCCTCGATCTGCGCATCGACTATCAGAAGCCGGCCACGCCCGGTCTCGACATCAAGGCGCATTCGGTCTGCTACCGCACCACCCGCTCGATCGCCTTCGTGCGCTCCACCGCCTATCAGGAGTCCGAGGACGATCCGGTCGCCACCGCGACCGCCTGCTTCATGATCGGCGCCAACCGCACCAACATGCTGGCCGACCGCAGGATGGATGCGCGCAGCATCCCGACGCTGGAGGCGCCGGACGATCCCGACGGCCCGTTCGCAAGCAGCCCGTTCGCACGCGCCCTCGGCATTCGCGTCAATGACGACGGTACGCTGACGATGCCGTTCTCACCGCAAATCATCGGCAATCCGATCCTGCCCGCGATCCATGGCGGCATGACCGGCGCCTTTCTCGAGACCACCGCGATCTTCGGCGTGAGGCGCGAGCTCGGCATCGCCGCGCTGCCCAAGCCGATCGGCCTCACCGTCAACTATCTCCGCTCCGGCCGCGCGCTCGACACCTTCGCCAACGTCTCGATCGTGAAGCAGGGCCGGCGCATCGTCGCTTTCGAGGCGCGGGCCTGGCAGGACGACGCAGCCAAGCCGATCGCCTCCGCCTTCGGTCATTTCATGCTGCGTCCGACGCCCGGAAACGACGAGGAATAG